In a genomic window of Aggregatimonas sangjinii:
- a CDS encoding ABC transporter ATP-binding protein, with the protein MKELKHLNKYFRKYWVKMLIGVIITVIARIFSLVMPSYVNKSIGLIEDFTRGTILEPELRELAMQYILIIVGTALLSGLFTFLMRQTIINVSRYIEYDLKNEVFDHYQFLSLNFYKKNRTGDLMNRISEDINQVRMYAGPAIMYGMNALTLFGCLIPLMFIKAPTLALYTILPFPILSFLIYKISKVIHKRSTKVQQFLSVLSTFTQESFSGVAVIKAYGLEPSINKELTDLANEGRDKSIDLAKVEAWFFPLMILLIGVSNLFVIYIGGKQYMDGEIESVGIIAEFILYVNMLTWPVAIVGWLTSIVQRAEASQKRINEFLKETPQIKNEVEEATPIAGKIEFKNVSFTYEDTNITALKNLSFKIEKGETVAILGKTGSGKSTILELIARLYDVSSGEILIDGMPIKKLNLFSLREGIGTVPQDAFLFSDTIGNNIRFGKNDATKEEVVQVAKDAVVHENIMGFSKKYETILGERGITLSGGQKQRVSIARALLKNPQVYLFDDCLSAVDTETEEEILDNLKQASENRTTLIVSHRVSSAKNADKVLVLEDGRLLQQGTHEELNNQEGYYKELYLNQLSEKEN; encoded by the coding sequence ATGAAAGAGTTAAAACACCTCAACAAATACTTTAGGAAATATTGGGTCAAAATGCTGATCGGGGTCATCATCACCGTAATCGCCCGCATCTTTTCCTTGGTCATGCCCTCTTACGTAAATAAATCGATAGGCCTAATAGAAGACTTTACGAGAGGAACTATTCTCGAACCTGAACTGCGTGAACTTGCCATGCAATACATTCTCATTATTGTCGGTACCGCCCTGCTATCGGGGCTTTTCACCTTTTTAATGCGCCAGACCATCATCAACGTGTCGCGCTATATCGAATACGACCTGAAAAACGAAGTCTTCGATCATTATCAATTTTTAAGCCTTAATTTTTATAAGAAAAATAGAACCGGTGATTTAATGAACCGCATAAGCGAAGACATCAACCAGGTGCGCATGTATGCCGGGCCGGCCATCATGTACGGCATGAACGCGCTTACCTTGTTCGGCTGCCTTATTCCCTTAATGTTCATCAAGGCACCCACCCTAGCGCTATATACCATTCTTCCCTTTCCGATACTCTCATTTCTGATTTATAAAATAAGTAAGGTCATTCACAAACGCAGTACCAAAGTGCAGCAGTTTCTGTCTGTGCTCTCGACCTTTACCCAAGAATCTTTTTCGGGCGTGGCCGTCATTAAGGCATATGGCTTAGAACCCAGCATCAATAAGGAACTTACCGATTTGGCCAATGAGGGCAGGGACAAAAGCATTGATCTTGCCAAAGTGGAAGCGTGGTTTTTCCCCTTGATGATCCTTTTGATCGGTGTAAGCAACCTGTTCGTTATTTACATTGGTGGAAAGCAGTATATGGATGGGGAAATAGAATCAGTGGGCATCATCGCGGAGTTCATCCTTTATGTAAATATGCTTACTTGGCCGGTAGCGATAGTAGGATGGTTGACTTCCATCGTGCAACGGGCGGAAGCATCCCAAAAACGTATCAACGAATTTTTGAAAGAAACACCGCAGATCAAGAACGAAGTCGAGGAGGCAACGCCCATAGCCGGGAAAATCGAATTCAAGAATGTATCTTTCACTTATGAGGATACGAACATTACTGCCCTCAAGAATCTATCTTTCAAAATCGAAAAAGGGGAAACAGTAGCGATTTTGGGAAAGACCGGGTCCGGAAAATCCACTATTCTCGAACTTATCGCCCGACTTTACGATGTGAGCTCAGGAGAAATTCTGATTGATGGCATGCCCATTAAAAAATTGAATCTTTTTAGTCTACGCGAAGGTATCGGTACCGTACCACAAGACGCCTTTCTCTTTTCGGACACCATCGGCAATAACATCAGATTCGGAAAAAACGATGCCACCAAAGAGGAGGTCGTTCAAGTTGCAAAAGACGCGGTGGTACATGAAAACATCATGGGATTCTCTAAAAAGTACGAAACGATATTGGGCGAACGCGGTATCACCTTGAGCGGCGGACAAAAGCAGCGAGTCTCCATCGCCCGGGCGCTATTGAAAAACCCACAGGTATATCTCTTTGACGACTGCCTTTCCGCAGTTGATACCGAGACCGAGGAAGAGATACTCGACAACCTGAAACAGGCTTCCGAAAACAGAACTACACTCATTGTAAGCCATAGGGTCTCGTCGGCTAAAAATGCCGATAAGGTATTGGTATTAGAAGACGGAAGATTGCTGCAACAAGGCACACATGAAGAATTGAACAATCAGGAAGGGTACTACAAAGAACTGTATCTGAACCAGCTTTCAGAGAAAGAAAACTAG
- a CDS encoding Dabb family protein: MKLTHVAVTLFITLISLTLISSNWNDIRKIKAEMTDIRKDSVLRHVVLFKFKEATLPEKIAEIEAAFADLPNKIPEIYSFEWGLNNSPEGLNKGLTHCFLLTFKSEADRDTYLPHPDHKAFGALLTPHLEDVTVVDYWAK; the protein is encoded by the coding sequence ATGAAATTAACGCATGTCGCTGTCACCCTTTTTATTACCTTGATTTCGCTAACGCTGATATCGTCTAATTGGAACGATATTAGAAAAATTAAAGCGGAAATGACGGACATCAGAAAGGACAGCGTACTCAGACATGTGGTGCTTTTCAAATTTAAAGAGGCCACTTTACCTGAAAAAATCGCGGAAATCGAAGCAGCTTTTGCAGACTTACCCAATAAAATTCCTGAAATATATTCTTTCGAATGGGGACTTAACAACAGCCCCGAAGGTTTGAACAAAGGGCTCACCCATTGTTTCTTACTTACTTTTAAAAGCGAAGCTGATCGCGATACTTACCTGCCTCATCCAGACCATAAGGCCTTCGGTGCCCTACTTACACCACATTTAGAAGATGTTACGGTGGTGGATTATTGGGCGAAATAG
- the nusB gene encoding transcription antitermination factor NusB, which translates to MLTRRHIRVKVMQCIYALTQSKDDSLEKQEKFLVFSIDNMYTLYLLQLSLLIEIHTHAQSQLQLSAKKYLANSSDAYPDKGKFVKNRLLLQLVRNKALKEELKNRKLKNWLQNDEYVKLLYKEIVASETYADYMKSGESSYEEDKKLIAEVFKAIIAPNEKIYDYFEDDKLTWVDDLPIVNTFFLKQLKKVKQDKAESFFLPSLLKDEEDMVFAKKLLTKTLLNNAQLEKEIEGKTPNWDKDRIADIDSILLKMGICELLNFPSIPEKVTINEFLEIAKEYSTPKSSIFINGILDKLVREYKADGKLKKMGRGLL; encoded by the coding sequence ATGTTAACAAGAAGGCATATACGGGTAAAAGTGATGCAATGTATCTACGCCCTGACACAATCGAAAGACGATTCGCTTGAAAAGCAGGAAAAGTTTCTGGTGTTCAGTATCGATAACATGTATACCCTGTACCTTTTGCAGCTCAGTTTACTGATTGAGATTCATACACATGCGCAAAGCCAGCTGCAATTGTCCGCAAAAAAATACCTGGCCAATAGTTCGGATGCTTATCCTGACAAGGGGAAGTTCGTCAAAAACCGACTGCTACTGCAATTGGTCCGGAATAAGGCATTAAAGGAAGAACTAAAAAATCGAAAGCTCAAGAACTGGCTTCAGAACGATGAGTACGTAAAGCTGTTGTACAAGGAAATCGTGGCGAGTGAAACCTATGCCGATTATATGAAATCGGGCGAGAGTTCCTATGAGGAGGATAAAAAATTGATTGCTGAGGTGTTCAAGGCTATTATTGCCCCCAACGAAAAAATCTATGACTATTTTGAGGACGACAAACTTACCTGGGTCGACGATTTACCGATAGTGAATACTTTTTTCCTGAAACAATTGAAAAAGGTAAAACAGGACAAGGCGGAGTCTTTTTTCTTGCCAAGCCTTTTAAAGGATGAAGAAGATATGGTCTTCGCCAAAAAGCTATTGACCAAGACATTGTTGAACAATGCCCAATTGGAGAAGGAAATCGAGGGTAAAACGCCGAATTGGGACAAAGACCGAATTGCAGATATCGATTCCATCCTTTTGAAGATGGGTATTTGTGAGCTGCTCAATTTTCCATCGATTCCTGAAAAAGTAACGATCAATGAGTTTTTGGAGATTGCCAAGGAATATTCGACCCCTAAAAGCAGCATCTTTATCAACGGCATACTAGACAAGTTGGTCAGGGAATACAAAGCTGACGGAAAGTTAAAGAAAATGGGTCGAGGCTTACTTTAA
- a CDS encoding LysE family translocator — protein sequence MNYEILYAFMLATAGLAISPGPDNIYVLTQSITHGKKFGLATVAGLISGCLVHTTLLAFGVSALIRANDELFFTIKIFGAVYLLYLAFQVFRSDAAVQLNAGNVPKESLIRLFRQGFVMNVLNPKVTVFFLAFFPGFLFSETLDTVVQFYVLGLLFMLVSFIIFAAIAILAGEISTYITKNSKIGIVLKWLQILVFTGIAAYLLFSD from the coding sequence GTGAATTACGAAATTCTCTACGCTTTTATGCTTGCCACCGCTGGCTTGGCGATTTCTCCCGGTCCGGATAATATTTATGTGCTTACCCAAAGCATAACACATGGCAAAAAATTTGGGTTGGCAACCGTTGCGGGGCTCATCTCCGGCTGTTTGGTACATACGACGCTATTGGCCTTTGGCGTTTCGGCCTTGATCAGGGCGAATGACGAACTTTTTTTTACGATTAAAATCTTTGGAGCGGTCTATCTGCTATATCTCGCTTTTCAGGTGTTTAGGAGCGATGCGGCTGTTCAGCTAAACGCCGGGAACGTTCCGAAGGAAAGCCTGATACGCCTATTTCGGCAGGGATTTGTCATGAACGTGCTCAACCCTAAGGTTACGGTGTTCTTCCTAGCGTTTTTTCCTGGTTTTTTGTTCAGCGAGACACTGGATACCGTTGTGCAATTTTATGTGCTAGGATTACTTTTCATGCTGGTGTCCTTCATCATATTTGCTGCTATTGCGATATTAGCGGGAGAGATTTCAACCTACATAACCAAAAATTCAAAGATCGGAATCGTTCTCAAATGGCTGCAGATTTTGGTTTTTACCGGTATCGCCGCCTACCTATTGTTTTCGGATTAA
- a CDS encoding DUF1573 domain-containing protein, translated as MKKIFLACSVFAMLAFTGCKENAASKVNTANVAVAAERDAAAKQIPVMTFEKSEHDFGTIEQNTPQETVFTFTNTGNAPLIITDAKSTCGCTVPKKPEGPVAPGEKGELLVKFNGSGQNQVTKTITVTANTEKGQELLRIKAFVNPKNAGPQAVGPVAN; from the coding sequence ATGAAAAAAATATTCTTAGCATGTAGCGTTTTCGCAATGTTGGCCTTTACCGGCTGTAAAGAAAACGCAGCGAGTAAAGTAAATACCGCGAATGTGGCAGTAGCTGCCGAAAGGGATGCCGCTGCAAAGCAGATTCCTGTGATGACTTTTGAAAAGTCGGAGCATGATTTTGGTACGATCGAGCAGAATACGCCTCAAGAAACCGTATTTACCTTTACCAATACAGGTAACGCCCCTTTAATCATTACCGATGCGAAAAGCACCTGTGGTTGTACGGTTCCTAAAAAACCTGAGGGCCCTGTAGCTCCCGGAGAAAAAGGAGAGCTTTTGGTGAAATTCAACGGTTCTGGCCAGAATCAAGTAACCAAAACGATTACGGTAACGGCGAATACCGAAAAGGGACAGGAGTTATTGCGGATCAAGGCGTTTGTTAACCCTAAGAATGCAGGTCCGCAAGCAGTGGGTCCTGTAGCAAATTAA
- a CDS encoding YdeI/OmpD-associated family protein: MEKSEKIERYYAEEHPFKPHIAILREIALKLNLEETYKWNFPTYMVNGKNVLAICKFNQHCGIWFFNGVFLSDSEKVLENAQEGKTQAMRHWKFKATDEINIKKVSAYMTEAIGNEQKGIKLAPKKKAPVTVVLPKELKEVFRQDKNFKKAFTTLSDYQQREYGEYIATAKQEKTKRSRLEKIIPMIMAGKGLNDKYK, from the coding sequence ATGGAAAAATCAGAAAAAATAGAACGGTATTACGCCGAGGAACATCCTTTTAAACCGCACATCGCTATTTTGAGGGAAATCGCATTAAAGCTTAACCTCGAGGAAACCTATAAATGGAATTTTCCGACCTATATGGTCAATGGTAAAAACGTATTGGCTATTTGTAAATTCAACCAACATTGCGGCATCTGGTTCTTTAATGGGGTCTTTCTTTCCGATTCGGAAAAGGTTTTGGAGAATGCGCAAGAAGGTAAGACACAGGCCATGCGCCATTGGAAGTTCAAGGCTACGGATGAAATCAATATCAAAAAAGTGTCCGCCTATATGACGGAGGCGATAGGCAACGAGCAGAAGGGCATTAAACTGGCTCCGAAGAAAAAAGCCCCTGTAACAGTTGTACTCCCTAAGGAATTGAAGGAAGTCTTTCGGCAGGACAAGAACTTTAAAAAAGCCTTTACGACATTATCGGATTACCAACAGCGTGAATATGGCGAGTATATCGCAACGGCGAAACAGGAAAAAACAAAACGCTCGCGTCTTGAAAAAATAATCCCCATGATCATGGCGGGCAAAGGCCTGAATGATAAGTACAAGTAA
- a CDS encoding quinone-dependent dihydroorotate dehydrogenase — MYKHFIRPLLFSLDPERVHHLSFWAIGLLSKLGFSKVFRSLYVISDPRLEREVFGLKFKNPVGLAAGFDKDAKLYNELSDFGFGFIEIGTLTPKPQDGNPKKRLFRLKKDQAIINRMGFNNKGVFEAVENLKKEHRVLVGGNIGKNKLTSNSDAKLDYLICFDALFEYVDYFVVNVSSPNTPGLRELQDKEPLTGLLMELKKENTKIAAKVNQGKEKPILLKIAPDLSDEQLMDIIEIVAATKIDGVIATNTTISREGLVSPLVETEEKGGLSGKPLRKRSTEVVRFLAEKSDKAFPIIAVGGILGPEEAMEKLDAGADLIQLWTGFVYEGPSLVKRINKAILEKSS, encoded by the coding sequence ATGTACAAACACTTCATTAGACCGCTCCTTTTCTCCTTAGATCCCGAAAGGGTGCACCACCTCAGTTTTTGGGCGATCGGACTATTGTCGAAATTAGGTTTCTCTAAAGTTTTCAGATCGCTTTATGTGATTAGCGATCCAAGGTTGGAACGTGAGGTTTTTGGATTGAAATTCAAAAATCCGGTCGGGTTGGCGGCTGGTTTTGATAAGGATGCCAAACTCTACAATGAGTTGAGCGATTTCGGATTCGGATTTATCGAAATAGGTACGCTAACCCCAAAGCCTCAAGATGGAAATCCGAAAAAAAGGTTATTTCGGTTAAAAAAAGATCAGGCGATCATAAATCGAATGGGTTTTAACAATAAAGGTGTTTTTGAGGCCGTCGAGAACCTAAAGAAAGAACACCGCGTACTGGTTGGCGGTAACATTGGCAAGAATAAGCTGACCTCCAATAGCGACGCTAAATTAGACTATCTCATATGTTTTGACGCACTTTTTGAATATGTCGACTATTTTGTGGTCAACGTTAGTTCACCCAATACCCCAGGATTGCGGGAGTTACAGGATAAAGAGCCGCTTACGGGATTGTTGATGGAGCTCAAAAAAGAGAATACCAAGATTGCGGCAAAAGTAAATCAAGGAAAAGAAAAACCCATTCTTTTAAAGATAGCTCCAGACCTGTCGGACGAGCAGTTGATGGATATTATCGAAATAGTAGCTGCCACTAAAATAGACGGAGTTATCGCGACTAACACAACAATTTCCAGAGAAGGCCTTGTGTCGCCGCTGGTCGAAACGGAGGAAAAAGGTGGTCTGAGCGGAAAACCCTTAAGAAAACGGAGTACCGAAGTCGTTCGTTTTCTAGCCGAAAAAAGCGATAAAGCATTTCCTATTATCGCTGTGGGCGGAATTCTTGGTCCCGAAGAAGCTATGGAAAAGCTGGATGCCGGCGCGGATTTGATCCAACTATGGACAGGTTTCGTTTACGAGGGGCCTTCACTCGTAAAACGCATTAACAAGGCAATTTTGGAAAAGAGTTCGTAA
- a CDS encoding hydroxymethylglutaryl-CoA lyase has protein sequence MSNKIKIIECPRDAMQGIKTFIPTKEKVRYLQSLLGCGFDTIDFGSFVSPKAIPQMVDTAEVLSFLDLTKTKSKLLAIVANVRGAKDACTHEQIDYLGFPFSISENFQMRNTHKTIEESVETLQEIFNLADASGKEVVTYISMGFGNPYGDPWSVEVVGEWTEKLAKMGARILSLSDTVGTSTPEVIDYLFSNLIPKYPEIEFGAHLHTTPTKWHEKVDAAYKAGCRRFDGAVQGFGGCPMAKDELTGNMPTEKMLSHFTAQKADTGVNWMVFEAAYNKATELFTTYH, from the coding sequence ATGTCAAATAAAATAAAAATCATTGAATGTCCGAGGGATGCGATGCAAGGCATCAAGACTTTTATTCCCACCAAGGAAAAGGTCAGGTACTTGCAATCATTGTTGGGCTGTGGTTTCGATACCATCGATTTTGGAAGTTTCGTTTCCCCAAAAGCCATTCCCCAGATGGTAGATACGGCGGAGGTACTTTCCTTTTTGGATCTCACCAAAACCAAAAGCAAACTCTTGGCGATCGTGGCCAATGTTCGAGGAGCCAAAGACGCCTGTACCCATGAACAAATCGATTATTTGGGTTTTCCGTTTTCCATTTCCGAAAATTTTCAGATGCGAAATACCCATAAAACGATTGAAGAATCCGTAGAGACGCTGCAGGAGATCTTCAATTTAGCGGATGCCTCCGGTAAGGAGGTGGTCACTTATATTTCAATGGGATTTGGAAATCCGTACGGAGACCCGTGGAGTGTTGAGGTAGTAGGGGAGTGGACCGAAAAACTGGCGAAGATGGGTGCTCGCATATTGTCCCTGTCCGATACGGTCGGTACATCGACCCCTGAAGTAATCGATTATCTATTTTCAAATTTGATACCCAAATATCCGGAAATCGAATTTGGCGCGCACTTGCATACGACGCCGACCAAATGGCACGAAAAGGTAGATGCTGCCTACAAGGCAGGTTGCAGAAGGTTCGATGGTGCCGTACAGGGTTTTGGTGGCTGCCCCATGGCAAAAGACGAACTGACGGGGAACATGCCCACCGAAAAAATGCTTTCCCATTTTACGGCCCAAAAAGCCGATACAGGTGTCAATTGGATGGTTTTCGAAGCTGCTTATAATAAGGCTACGGAGTTGTTTACTACATATCATTAG
- the pepT gene encoding peptidase T, translated as MQQIIDRFISYVKIDTQSDPNSDTTPSTEKQWHLADLLVDELIRIGMEDVTVDDNAYIMATLPSNLDFEVPVIGFISHFDTSPDFSGTGVNPQVINDYDGGDIVLNVEEKIVLSPYYFDDLLHYKGQTLITTDGTTLLGADDKAGITEIITAMEYLVQHPEIKHGKIRVGFTPDEEIGRGAHKFDVEKFGADWAYTMDGSQVGELEYENFNAASAKVTIKGKSVHPGYAMGKMVNAISIANEFMWILPIEETPQNTTNRDGFFHIHHMQGTIEHAEFELIVRDHDRLHFEKRKQLLLDITEKLNALYNDCVQIKLKDQYYNMREKVEPVMHIVDLAKEAMQAVGVKPIIKPIRGGTDGSQLSFMGLPCPNIFAGGHNFHGKYEYVPVESMQKAVAVIVKICELLAEKSEGKT; from the coding sequence ATGCAACAGATTATCGACCGGTTTATAAGCTACGTAAAAATAGATACGCAGAGTGACCCCAATTCGGATACCACGCCCAGTACCGAAAAACAATGGCATCTGGCGGACTTGTTGGTAGATGAGCTTATTCGCATAGGTATGGAGGATGTTACCGTAGATGACAATGCTTACATAATGGCGACCTTGCCCAGCAACTTGGATTTTGAGGTACCGGTCATCGGCTTTATTTCACATTTTGACACTTCTCCCGATTTTTCAGGTACTGGTGTCAACCCGCAAGTAATCAATGATTACGACGGAGGCGACATTGTATTGAACGTGGAGGAAAAAATAGTACTCTCCCCATATTATTTTGATGATCTCTTACATTATAAGGGTCAAACGCTGATTACCACAGATGGCACTACCCTTCTCGGCGCCGACGACAAAGCGGGCATCACCGAAATTATTACCGCCATGGAATATCTTGTGCAACATCCGGAAATAAAACATGGCAAAATTCGTGTGGGCTTTACCCCGGATGAAGAAATAGGAAGAGGTGCCCATAAGTTCGATGTGGAAAAATTCGGTGCGGACTGGGCATATACCATGGATGGAAGCCAAGTAGGCGAATTGGAATACGAGAACTTCAATGCCGCTTCGGCCAAAGTAACCATAAAGGGTAAAAGCGTTCACCCGGGCTACGCCATGGGCAAAATGGTGAATGCGATAAGTATTGCCAATGAGTTTATGTGGATTTTACCAATTGAGGAAACGCCACAAAATACCACCAATAGGGATGGTTTTTTTCACATACACCATATGCAAGGGACGATCGAGCATGCAGAATTTGAATTGATCGTTCGCGATCATGATCGTTTGCATTTCGAAAAGCGAAAGCAACTGCTTTTGGATATCACGGAAAAATTAAACGCTTTGTATAACGATTGTGTTCAGATCAAATTGAAAGACCAGTACTATAATATGCGTGAAAAAGTAGAACCTGTAATGCATATCGTCGATTTGGCCAAAGAAGCGATGCAAGCCGTAGGCGTAAAACCGATCATAAAACCCATACGTGGGGGAACCGATGGTTCGCAACTGAGTTTTATGGGCCTGCCGTGCCCTAATATTTTTGCCGGCGGCCATAATTTTCACGGTAAATATGAATATGTACCCGTAGAGAGTATGCAGAAGGCAGTAGCGGTAATCGTCAAAATTTGTGAGCTGCTAGCAGAAAAAAGTGAAGGTAAAACCTAG
- a CDS encoding PUR family DNA/RNA-binding protein: protein MGERNHEDQEEIHSKVLRAGRRTYFFDVRSTKAGDYYLTITESKKFTHDDGSFHYKKHKIYLYKEDFEAFKDHVSEMMDFIINEKGTEVISDRHQKDYKKEEDVAPVDANETPTTKSFTDVDFDDI from the coding sequence ATGGGGGAAAGAAATCACGAAGACCAAGAAGAAATACACTCAAAAGTTTTACGGGCAGGCAGAAGAACTTATTTTTTCGATGTACGCAGTACCAAAGCCGGTGATTATTATTTGACCATTACGGAGAGTAAAAAATTTACGCACGACGACGGTTCCTTCCATTACAAAAAGCACAAAATCTATCTGTACAAAGAAGACTTTGAAGCCTTTAAGGATCATGTATCTGAAATGATGGATTTTATCATTAACGAAAAAGGTACTGAAGTCATCTCCGATAGACATCAAAAGGATTATAAAAAGGAAGAAGACGTCGCTCCGGTAGATGCCAACGAAACACCTACAACGAAGAGCTTTACGGACGTTGATTTCGACGACATTTAA
- the yajC gene encoding preprotein translocase subunit YajC encodes MGDIGQFLPMILIFVVAYFFMIRPQMKRSKDEKKFAAELKKGDRVITKSGLHGKIMELSDKDSSCVLETMAGKLKFDRSAISMEMSKKLNTPAVQK; translated from the coding sequence ATGGGAGATATTGGGCAGTTTTTGCCAATGATTTTGATTTTTGTGGTGGCCTATTTTTTTATGATACGTCCACAAATGAAGCGTTCCAAGGATGAGAAAAAATTTGCTGCCGAACTGAAAAAGGGTGACCGCGTCATTACAAAAAGTGGCTTACATGGCAAAATCATGGAGCTGAGCGACAAGGATAGTTCCTGCGTCTTGGAGACCATGGCGGGCAAATTAAAGTTCGACCGTTCTGCAATTTCAATGGAAATGAGCAAGAAACTCAACACGCCTGCAGTTCAGAAATAA